One Terriglobia bacterium genomic region harbors:
- the lepB gene encoding signal peptidase I encodes MKEKAATVSKELELKKKTGWMESIWENIKSLAMVLAAVLLIRAVVVEATVVPTGSMQNTILIGDHLFLDKILYGPQIPFTDVHLPAIKHYKRGDVIAFRYPVDPNIVFVKRLIGMPGDTIQVKQKQLFVNGNLVQEPCVIHRDSQIYPDSEWIPREARIRDNFGPVTVPADHYFAMGDNRDESLDSRYWGFVPKENMVGEPIFVYWSFDAPTDVWTATDISDRIGGDVDILVHFFTRTRWSRMGKIVSAGCGERN; translated from the coding sequence ATGAAGGAAAAGGCAGCCACCGTGAGCAAGGAGCTGGAGCTAAAGAAGAAGACCGGCTGGATGGAGTCGATTTGGGAGAATATCAAATCGTTGGCGATGGTGCTTGCCGCTGTCCTGTTGATCCGGGCAGTTGTGGTTGAGGCCACGGTGGTACCCACCGGCTCCATGCAGAATACGATCCTGATCGGGGATCATCTTTTCCTGGATAAAATTTTGTACGGTCCGCAGATCCCGTTTACGGATGTCCACCTGCCGGCGATCAAGCACTATAAGCGTGGTGATGTCATCGCGTTCCGCTACCCCGTGGACCCCAACATTGTATTCGTCAAAAGGCTTATTGGGATGCCGGGCGATACCATCCAGGTAAAACAAAAGCAATTATTTGTAAACGGGAACCTGGTCCAGGAGCCATGCGTCATTCACCGGGACTCTCAGATTTACCCTGACAGCGAATGGATTCCCCGTGAAGCTCGAATTCGCGACAACTTTGGCCCGGTGACAGTCCCGGCTGATCATTACTTTGCCATGGGTGATAACCGCGATGAGTCCCTGGATAGCCGCTACTGGGGATTTGTTCCAAAAGAAAACATGGTGGGTGAACCGATCTTTGTCTACTGGTCCTTCGATGCCCCGACCGACGTCTGGACGGCAACCGATATTTCAGATCGGATCGGGGGGGATGTGGACATTCTGGTGCACTTCTTCACTCGCACACGCTGGTCCCGTATGGGGAAGATCGTCTCCGCAGGCTGCGGGGAACGGAACTAA
- a CDS encoding methyltransferase domain-containing protein has product MEQKTILILTIQFGAGHRRVAEAVAKTCEKNFPQWKATVVDVTPCMPYWIRWIYVDLYLLVLKYVPSLWRWIEGVQRKQSHTFPPRLLESTADRLHCQIKGWNIKAIITSEVGVNEIASILKGRYFPDTPLMAVLTDYDADRAWIRNEVDVYCAGSDEVRTELSALGAPAEKIRVTGIPVDEQFFAPSPQRAGMQEETGRPARLKILLAGGGEGLLKVNDLLRALDEIGSPVEVTVLVGRNQKLERTLERITSLKNIQLIIQGWTQEMPRLFHSHDLLISKPGGVTVTEAMAAGLPLLAALPLPGSEVRHCELVEQWGVGLAAPTLESFPIQATRLVRDQALRRSLRERARRIFLDQHVTSIAEVLREFVGSAPSPCKQLQIEFDEWAAAGRGEEMEDHHNQIAQGTIDRMQLAPGDRVLDLGCGIGWASRRMAKMAPQGAVVGIDISSGMIQRATNHPANPEHLNFLVASAEALPVRDGEFDKAFSCEALYYSPDPGLAVREIFRVLRAGGKFFCVVNLFLENPYTHMWVKLLKVKAHLLGRAEYERMFHDAGFEETETILVPDSTPVNEAEFKPGWGLNTPEDLKQYRAIGALLITGKRRR; this is encoded by the coding sequence ATGGAGCAGAAAACGATTCTCATCCTGACGATTCAATTCGGCGCCGGGCATCGTCGGGTTGCAGAGGCCGTGGCAAAGACCTGCGAAAAGAATTTTCCCCAGTGGAAGGCTACGGTGGTGGATGTGACCCCGTGCATGCCATATTGGATCCGCTGGATCTACGTGGATTTGTACCTCCTGGTCTTGAAGTATGTTCCTTCCCTGTGGCGATGGATTGAAGGAGTTCAGAGAAAACAATCGCACACCTTTCCTCCGCGATTGCTCGAATCAACGGCCGATCGGCTCCACTGCCAAATCAAGGGATGGAACATTAAGGCGATCATCACTTCGGAAGTCGGCGTCAATGAGATTGCTTCGATTTTGAAGGGCCGATATTTTCCCGATACTCCGCTGATGGCAGTTCTTACCGACTATGATGCCGATCGGGCCTGGATCCGGAATGAAGTGGACGTTTACTGCGCCGGGTCCGATGAGGTTCGCACCGAACTTTCGGCCTTGGGTGCTCCCGCCGAGAAGATAAGAGTGACCGGCATCCCTGTCGACGAACAATTCTTCGCGCCGTCTCCGCAGCGAGCGGGCATGCAAGAAGAGACGGGCCGCCCCGCCAGGCTGAAAATCCTTTTGGCGGGGGGCGGCGAAGGACTCCTTAAGGTCAACGATCTCCTGAGAGCATTGGATGAGATCGGGAGTCCAGTCGAGGTGACCGTGCTCGTGGGGAGGAATCAGAAGCTCGAGCGTACTTTAGAAAGAATTACCTCACTCAAGAACATTCAGCTGATCATTCAAGGTTGGACCCAGGAGATGCCACGGCTCTTTCATTCACACGATCTCCTGATTTCGAAGCCGGGGGGAGTGACCGTGACCGAGGCGATGGCGGCGGGTTTACCTTTATTGGCTGCTCTCCCGTTGCCCGGTTCCGAAGTCAGGCATTGTGAGTTGGTCGAGCAATGGGGAGTCGGGCTGGCGGCCCCCACGCTGGAATCATTTCCGATCCAGGCCACTCGACTCGTCAGGGATCAAGCCCTTCGGAGGAGTCTCCGTGAAAGGGCGCGTCGTATTTTCCTCGACCAGCATGTCACTTCGATTGCAGAGGTCCTGCGCGAATTTGTCGGATCTGCACCTTCGCCCTGCAAACAACTGCAGATTGAGTTTGACGAATGGGCGGCGGCGGGCCGCGGGGAGGAGATGGAAGACCATCACAATCAAATCGCCCAGGGTACAATTGATCGAATGCAACTGGCTCCCGGTGACCGGGTGTTGGATCTTGGATGTGGGATTGGTTGGGCCTCCCGGCGCATGGCAAAGATGGCTCCGCAGGGCGCAGTCGTCGGAATCGATATCTCCAGTGGCATGATCCAGCGGGCGACGAATCATCCGGCCAATCCAGAGCATTTAAATTTTCTGGTGGCCAGTGCCGAAGCCCTACCGGTTCGGGACGGCGAGTTTGACAAGGCCTTCTCTTGCGAGGCGCTTTATTACTCTCCCGATCCAGGGCTTGCCGTTCGAGAGATCTTCCGGGTCCTGAGGGCAGGAGGGAAGTTTTTTTGCGTCGTGAACTTGTTCCTGGAAAATCCGTATACCCACATGTGGGTGAAGCTATTGAAAGTGAAAGCTCATTTGTTGGGAAGGGCCGAGTACGAACGGATGTTTCACGACGCGGGATTTGAAGAAACCGAGACGATTTTGGTCCCTGATTCGACCCCGGTGAATGAAGCTGAATTCAAGCCGGGGTGGGGTTTGAACACGCCGGAGGACCTTAAACAGTACCGGGCGATCGGGGCGTTGCTGATTACGGGCAAAAGACGTCGTTAG
- the nth gene encoding endonuclease III, translating into MEKKERVEVILKRLDQHYPAPECALLHRNPFQLLVATILSAQCTDERVNMVTETLFKRYRTPVDFARVRQSSLEREIRSTGFFRNKAKNIRAASRILLDQFNGTVPKTMEELLTLPGVARKTANVVLGTAYGIACGVVVDTHVGRLSGRLGLTRQKDPKKIERDLMKIIPRDRWIAFSHQLIWHGRRICQARKPKCLICPLLDVCPTGQKEAIVRGAGGQGGA; encoded by the coding sequence ATGGAAAAGAAGGAACGAGTCGAGGTCATCCTCAAACGGCTCGACCAACACTATCCGGCGCCGGAATGCGCCTTGTTGCACCGGAACCCCTTCCAGTTGCTCGTGGCAACAATCCTTTCTGCCCAATGCACCGATGAGCGTGTGAACATGGTCACGGAAACCCTGTTCAAGAGGTACCGCACTCCAGTCGATTTTGCCCGCGTTCGTCAGTCCAGTCTCGAAAGAGAAATCCGATCGACCGGATTTTTCCGTAACAAGGCGAAAAACATCCGCGCTGCATCCAGGATCCTCCTTGACCAATTCAACGGTACAGTGCCCAAAACGATGGAGGAGTTGTTAACCCTGCCGGGAGTGGCCCGGAAGACTGCCAATGTGGTCTTGGGGACGGCTTACGGGATCGCCTGTGGCGTGGTCGTGGACACTCATGTGGGTCGACTCTCGGGGCGCCTGGGGCTGACACGGCAAAAGGATCCCAAGAAGATCGAGCGGGATTTAATGAAGATCATTCCGCGTGATCGCTGGATCGCTTTTTCACATCAATTGATCTGGCATGGGCGCAGGATTTGCCAGGCGAGGAAACCCAAGTGTTTGATATGTCCGCTGCTGGATGTGTGCCCGACGGGTCAAAAGGAGGCCATTGTTCGCGGGGCGGGAGGTCAGGGCGGGGCTTAA